One window from the genome of Thalassospira xiamenensis M-5 = DSM 17429 encodes:
- a CDS encoding methyl-accepting chemotaxis protein → MKGFLNLSVKVQLLISMAALAFSAVAVVLLVTQSSSFDAIHKVSVEQAREQAYRYANSVSEELNIPAEAVRSTASALKGMVAAGKPDREVAGEIISELLRQHPGIVGSGTVWEPNAFDGADSSNANVAGSDDAGRFVPYFYRDASGKIAFEPLIGFETPGDGDWWLVPRDERRETIVEPYVYPVNNVDVLMTTISAPVFEGEPGSKVIGGVTVDLALETLQGIIDQIALPESGMATLISEGGYVVAHSAKDRVGQNISDIDPALAPVLESIGKGEAFGREMKLGADSASYYVTFTPISIGKTGTNWALGTAIPMKAILAEANNQLYIALVVAAVAVLAVAIIAFWLGGALGRPVLRMTERMNALAQNDVDVEIPYTDRSNEFGRMAQAVAVFRENAVRVRNAEAEKLKADHVAEERRRAQLNELADSFESSVGGVVGSVSNAADRLSSSSGVMNQIAVDTRSQAAAVNAAAEEASNNVQTVASATEELSASIREISSQVAQSNEIAGNAVEEANRTNQLIGGLADAAEKIGDVVTLIQDIASQTNLLALNATIEAARAGDAGKGFAVVANEVKNLASQTARATDDISGQIGGIQGATRDAVEAIGGITETIGRISEIASTIAAAVEQQGAATEEIARNVGQAAQGTTEVTSTIGQVTASTGKVGESASDVASAAEELTGQAASLRQQVEQFLRDIRAGV, encoded by the coding sequence ATGAAGGGATTTCTAAATCTTTCGGTCAAGGTTCAGCTGCTGATTTCGATGGCGGCACTTGCGTTTTCTGCGGTTGCGGTGGTTTTGCTGGTTACGCAATCTTCGTCATTCGATGCCATTCACAAGGTATCGGTCGAACAGGCGCGCGAACAGGCTTATCGATATGCCAATTCGGTTTCGGAGGAATTGAATATTCCGGCGGAAGCCGTTCGTTCGACAGCCTCGGCGCTAAAAGGCATGGTTGCGGCAGGTAAGCCTGACCGCGAAGTTGCCGGTGAAATCATTTCCGAATTACTGCGTCAGCATCCCGGGATTGTCGGCAGTGGAACGGTGTGGGAACCGAACGCCTTTGACGGTGCCGATAGCAGCAACGCCAATGTGGCAGGCAGCGATGATGCCGGTCGGTTTGTGCCCTATTTCTATCGTGATGCATCGGGCAAGATCGCGTTTGAGCCGCTGATCGGGTTTGAAACGCCGGGGGATGGCGATTGGTGGTTGGTTCCCCGTGACGAACGACGTGAAACCATTGTCGAACCTTATGTCTATCCCGTGAACAATGTCGACGTGTTAATGACAACCATCAGTGCGCCGGTATTTGAGGGGGAACCGGGCAGTAAGGTGATTGGCGGCGTAACCGTCGATCTGGCGCTTGAAACGCTGCAGGGCATTATCGACCAGATTGCCTTGCCCGAGAGTGGTATGGCTACCCTGATTTCAGAAGGGGGCTATGTTGTCGCACACAGTGCCAAGGATCGGGTTGGGCAGAATATCAGCGATATTGATCCGGCACTGGCACCGGTCCTGGAAAGTATTGGCAAAGGTGAGGCTTTTGGCCGTGAAATGAAGCTCGGTGCCGATAGTGCGTCTTACTATGTGACCTTTACACCGATATCGATTGGCAAAACGGGTACGAACTGGGCATTGGGTACGGCGATCCCGATGAAAGCTATTCTGGCAGAGGCAAATAACCAGCTTTATATCGCCCTCGTCGTCGCGGCTGTTGCAGTTCTTGCGGTTGCGATTATCGCCTTTTGGCTTGGCGGTGCGTTGGGGCGTCCGGTGTTGCGGATGACCGAACGGATGAATGCGCTGGCGCAGAATGATGTCGATGTCGAGATTCCCTATACTGATCGTTCGAACGAGTTTGGCCGCATGGCACAGGCCGTTGCGGTGTTTCGGGAAAATGCCGTGCGTGTTCGCAATGCCGAGGCCGAAAAACTTAAAGCCGATCATGTGGCCGAGGAAAGGCGCCGTGCCCAGTTGAACGAGCTTGCAGACTCGTTTGAAAGTTCTGTTGGAGGAGTGGTCGGCTCGGTGAGCAATGCTGCGGATCGTTTGTCGTCGTCTTCCGGGGTCATGAACCAGATCGCTGTTGACACGCGATCACAGGCCGCAGCGGTGAATGCAGCCGCCGAAGAAGCATCCAATAATGTACAGACTGTGGCTTCCGCGACCGAAGAGCTGTCTGCGTCTATCCGTGAAATTTCGTCGCAGGTTGCGCAATCAAACGAGATTGCGGGCAATGCCGTAGAAGAAGCCAACAGAACAAACCAGTTGATCGGTGGTCTTGCCGATGCGGCGGAAAAGATCGGCGATGTTGTAACCTTGATTCAGGATATTGCGTCGCAGACAAATCTTCTGGCGCTGAATGCGACAATCGAGGCTGCGCGTGCCGGGGATGCCGGCAAGGGCTTTGCGGTTGTTGCAAATGAGGTCAAGAATCTTGCCAGTCAGACCGCGCGTGCAACAGACGATATTTCCGGTCAGATCGGCGGTATTCAGGGGGCAACCAGGGATGCGGTCGAGGCAATCGGCGGGATCACTGAAACCATCGGTCGCATCAGCGAAATCGCATCGACGATTGCGGCCGCTGTTGAACAGCAGGGGGCGGCGACCGAAGAAATCGCGCGCAACGTCGGGCAGGCGGCACAGGGCACGACCGAGGTTACGTCAACGATCGGACAGGTGACGGCATCGACCGGCAAAGTTGGCGAATCTGCAAGTGATGTTGCAAGTGCTGCTGAGGAACTGACCGGGCAGGCTGCAAGCTTGCGTCAGCAGGTCGAGCAATTCCTGCGAGATATTCGGGCAGGCGTCTGA
- the rpsD gene encoding 30S ribosomal protein S4, translated as MSKRIAAKHKIDRRLGVNLWGRAKSPLNKREYAPGMHGATRRKKPTDYGTQLFAKQQLKGYYGSISEKQFLRYYKEASRRPGDTSETLVGILETRLDAVIYRMKFVPTVFAARQFVNHGHILVNGKKVTIPSYLVKEGDVVEVKPASREIPMVMEAANLNERDVPEYLDVDAKAFKGTFVRVPKFAEIPYPVQMQPNLVVEFYSR; from the coding sequence ATGTCGAAACGTATTGCTGCAAAGCATAAGATTGACCGCCGCCTTGGCGTGAACCTTTGGGGCCGTGCAAAATCGCCGCTGAACAAGCGCGAATATGCACCGGGCATGCACGGCGCGACCCGCCGTAAAAAGCCGACCGATTACGGCACCCAGCTGTTCGCCAAACAGCAGCTTAAAGGCTATTACGGTTCCATCTCCGAGAAACAGTTCCTGCGTTACTACAAAGAAGCATCGCGTCGTCCGGGCGATACTTCCGAAACGCTGGTCGGTATTCTCGAGACCCGTCTCGATGCTGTTATCTACCGCATGAAATTCGTTCCGACCGTGTTCGCAGCGCGTCAGTTCGTTAACCACGGCCACATTCTTGTCAATGGCAAGAAAGTCACCATTCCTTCTTACCTCGTTAAAGAAGGCGACGTTGTTGAAGTCAAACCGGCTTCGCGCGAAATCCCGATGGTTATGGAAGCTGCCAACCTGAACGAACGCGACGTTCCGGAATATCTTGACGTTGACGCGAAGGCCTTCAAAGGCACCTTCGTTCGCGTTCCGAAATTCGCAGAAATCCCGTACCCGGTTCAGATGCAGCCGAACCTGGTCGTTGAATTCTACTCGCGTTAA
- a CDS encoding YbhB/YbcL family Raf kinase inhibitor-like protein, producing MKMLKMAAIVGLSVLGLTGCQTTKEAANMVALDVSFDWHGTSACSTKPPAFVISNIPADTASLRFKMVDLDVPTYNHGGGTIDYSGSSKIPAGAFSYKGPCPPSGSHDYRFTVTALNADGSMILGKGEETQAFPPK from the coding sequence ATGAAGATGTTGAAAATGGCAGCGATTGTTGGGCTGTCTGTGCTTGGGTTAACTGGCTGCCAAACAACAAAAGAGGCTGCAAATATGGTTGCTTTGGATGTGTCATTCGATTGGCATGGAACTTCCGCCTGCTCCACCAAGCCGCCTGCGTTTGTCATTTCAAACATTCCTGCTGATACAGCATCACTCCGCTTTAAAATGGTTGATCTGGACGTTCCAACCTACAATCACGGAGGAGGGACGATCGATTATTCTGGTTCCAGTAAAATTCCTGCAGGTGCCTTTTCCTATAAAGGACCGTGTCCCCCGAGCGGATCGCATGACTACCGCTTTACCGTCACGGCTTTGAATGCCGATGGCAGCATGATTTTGGGTAAAGGCGAAGAAACCCAGGCATTTCCACCCAAGTAA
- a CDS encoding mechanosensitive ion channel family protein produces MKITTKILMCFGLWLLVADMPDWAHAQPALATMAAQNEEQTTETTDPSDDALSDTAETTFSYYDFLDAGVARTREQIADTITGLETFPDEMAQTGDFLSSDIGRRGLMRLALFTVIFVGTGLIVEFLYRRAAAPLCSYLEAQHPTRFFDRLRQMALLSVLSLLSLTVFAIGSIGAFMIFDWPPLMKGALLSMLAAFFVLRLVMIVLQFLFAPQAEGLRMIDVDPQTAATLARTITIASGVSLFAFALAGVFRQSPAMVHSDIILFDIAVVISVLAFCIATVSLTRYFATHRLTGAVEKIALPVSLSRLWPVIVCAYLMALGATTILAADRFMKCLLAIGIACLFDVIFRNIIESQHRKKSRMAEAKADAINARAEAATIEAGEEFKPVQPDLPVFTPVLKRGVRLLAIVFVLASFWRIWGFDRLALAEDAGIIARALDASTEIIMILLIADLVWSLIKAFLDERMSQSGAGGGHSDGEGGGTGLSRIETLLPLLKNFALTVIVIMVVMVTLSALGVDIGPLIAGAGVVGLAIGFGSQALVRDVVAGVFFLLDDAFRLGEYIEVDNLRGRVENISIRSMQLRHHRGPLQTVPFGAIKSIINHSRDWVIVKLEFRVPFETDVNKIKKLVKKLSAELLEDPLIGDSFIEPLKSQGVRRMEEFNMVIGLKYTAKPGEQFTIRKTVYQSVLAMFKENGIHMASRNVKVDVPDDATPEQKKEAIAAAAQQASEQVNKPYA; encoded by the coding sequence ATGAAAATCACAACAAAAATCCTGATGTGTTTCGGCCTCTGGCTGCTTGTGGCGGACATGCCAGACTGGGCACATGCACAGCCTGCCTTGGCTACAATGGCCGCTCAAAACGAAGAACAGACCACGGAAACAACCGATCCGTCCGATGATGCCTTGTCCGATACGGCTGAAACGACCTTCAGCTATTACGACTTCCTTGATGCCGGGGTGGCACGCACCCGCGAACAGATTGCAGATACGATTACCGGCCTTGAAACCTTTCCCGATGAAATGGCACAAACCGGCGATTTTCTGTCATCAGATATCGGCCGTAGAGGGCTGATGCGCCTTGCCCTGTTCACCGTGATTTTTGTTGGTACAGGATTGATCGTCGAATTTCTGTATCGCCGGGCTGCTGCCCCGCTCTGTAGTTATCTTGAAGCACAACACCCTACCCGCTTCTTCGACCGGCTGCGTCAGATGGCGCTTTTATCCGTCCTGTCGCTACTGTCTTTGACGGTCTTTGCCATCGGCTCAATCGGTGCCTTCATGATTTTTGACTGGCCGCCCCTGATGAAGGGAGCGCTTCTGTCGATGCTCGCCGCGTTCTTTGTTCTGCGTCTTGTCATGATCGTGCTGCAATTCCTGTTTGCGCCGCAGGCTGAAGGCCTTCGGATGATCGATGTCGATCCGCAGACCGCAGCGACACTGGCACGTACCATCACCATCGCAAGCGGCGTGTCATTATTTGCCTTTGCACTGGCCGGGGTTTTCCGGCAGTCACCGGCAATGGTCCATAGCGACATCATTCTTTTTGATATCGCGGTCGTGATCAGTGTTCTGGCGTTTTGCATCGCGACGGTTTCGCTGACGCGTTATTTCGCTACTCACCGGCTCACGGGCGCAGTTGAAAAGATTGCCCTGCCCGTATCGCTTTCCCGCTTATGGCCCGTCATTGTTTGCGCCTATCTGATGGCACTCGGCGCGACGACCATTCTGGCGGCAGACCGTTTCATGAAGTGCCTGCTGGCGATTGGCATTGCCTGCCTGTTTGATGTAATTTTCCGCAACATCATCGAAAGCCAGCATCGCAAAAAATCCAGAATGGCCGAGGCCAAAGCAGATGCCATCAATGCCCGCGCCGAAGCAGCGACAATTGAAGCCGGGGAAGAATTCAAACCTGTTCAGCCGGACCTTCCGGTCTTTACCCCGGTTCTGAAACGCGGTGTGCGGCTTCTGGCCATCGTCTTTGTTCTTGCCAGTTTCTGGCGTATCTGGGGATTTGATCGACTTGCGCTTGCCGAAGATGCCGGGATCATCGCGCGAGCGCTTGATGCCTCGACCGAGATCATCATGATCCTGCTGATCGCCGATCTGGTCTGGTCCCTGATCAAGGCGTTCCTTGACGAGCGCATGAGCCAAAGCGGCGCGGGCGGCGGACATAGCGACGGCGAAGGGGGCGGCACCGGGTTATCGCGGATTGAAACCCTGTTACCGCTTTTGAAAAACTTCGCGCTGACCGTCATCGTCATTATGGTGGTGATGGTGACATTGTCCGCCCTTGGGGTTGATATCGGCCCGCTGATTGCCGGTGCTGGCGTTGTTGGCCTTGCCATCGGCTTTGGCAGTCAGGCGCTCGTACGCGACGTTGTCGCAGGGGTTTTCTTCCTGCTTGATGATGCCTTCCGGCTTGGCGAATATATCGAAGTCGATAATCTGCGCGGACGGGTTGAAAATATCTCGATCCGGTCGATGCAGTTGCGCCATCATCGTGGCCCCCTGCAAACCGTGCCCTTTGGCGCAATCAAATCGATCATCAATCACAGCCGCGACTGGGTGATCGTCAAACTTGAATTCCGTGTGCCGTTTGAAACCGACGTCAACAAGATCAAGAAGCTGGTCAAAAAGCTTTCTGCCGAACTGCTTGAAGATCCGCTGATCGGTGACAGCTTTATCGAACCGCTGAAATCTCAGGGCGTGCGCCGGATGGAAGAATTCAACATGGTGATCGGGCTTAAATATACCGCCAAGCCCGGCGAACAATTCACCATCCGCAAAACCGTCTATCAAAGCGTTCTGGCGATGTTCAAGGAAAACGGCATCCACATGGCATCGCGCAATGTGAAGGTCGATGTGCCCGACGACGCCACACCGGAACAGAAGAAAGAAGCGATTGCCGCCGCTGCCCAGCAGGCATCCGAACAGGTTAACAAGCCGTATGCTTGA
- the grxD gene encoding Grx4 family monothiol glutaredoxin, translating into MTDNPVFDRIQKDINDNDVVLFMKGTSMFPQCGFSAAVVQVLAELGAPFKDINVLVDPAIRQGIKDFSNWPTIPQLYVKGEFVGGCDIVREMYASGELAQHLKDKGVAVAA; encoded by the coding sequence ATGACCGACAATCCGGTTTTTGATCGCATCCAGAAAGACATCAACGATAACGACGTCGTTCTGTTCATGAAGGGCACCTCGATGTTCCCGCAATGCGGTTTCTCGGCCGCCGTCGTTCAGGTCCTTGCCGAGCTCGGCGCGCCGTTCAAGGACATCAACGTTCTGGTCGACCCGGCAATCCGTCAGGGCATCAAGGACTTCTCGAACTGGCCGACCATTCCGCAGCTTTACGTCAAAGGCGAATTCGTTGGCGGTTGCGACATCGTTCGTGAAATGTATGCCTCGGGCGAACTGGCCCAGCACCTCAAAGACAAGGGCGTTGCTGTCGCTGCCTGA
- the rarD gene encoding EamA family transporter RarD: protein MSSSQKPALIGAGPLAGLGAFVIWGFLGFYFKIIDFASPFEILAHRILWSAILTLTLVFVLKRRARLWDLLSSRRTMGLLFISSLLIAGNWVIYIWSVHIGHALEASLGYYIMPLIMLILGRIFFGEKLNRIQIVSVLICFAGVLNLLVFFGSLPWIALSLSLLFGFYGVIRKFVPADPIAGLFVECLLLSPMAFGYLVWLNASGTMAFSNLGIGHDALLVSLGAVTTIPLVLFAFAARNMKFSALGLMQYLNPTIQFFVAVLLLGETFTQAHMITYALVWIGLGIFTWDNLRTARQLRRKS, encoded by the coding sequence ATGTCCTCATCCCAAAAACCGGCTTTGATCGGTGCCGGACCGCTGGCGGGGCTTGGTGCCTTTGTCATCTGGGGCTTTCTGGGTTTCTATTTCAAAATCATCGATTTCGCGAGCCCGTTTGAAATTCTCGCCCATCGCATCCTATGGTCGGCGATCCTGACATTGACACTGGTTTTTGTCCTGAAACGTCGTGCGCGATTGTGGGACCTGCTGTCGTCTAGGCGCACCATGGGACTGTTATTCATAAGCAGCCTGCTGATCGCCGGGAACTGGGTGATCTATATCTGGTCGGTCCATATCGGACATGCGCTTGAAGCCAGCCTTGGCTATTACATCATGCCGCTGATCATGCTGATCCTTGGTCGCATCTTCTTTGGCGAAAAGCTTAATCGCATTCAGATCGTCTCGGTACTGATCTGCTTTGCCGGGGTTCTGAACCTTCTGGTGTTTTTCGGATCACTGCCGTGGATTGCGCTTAGCCTGTCGTTGCTGTTCGGCTTTTATGGCGTCATCCGCAAATTTGTTCCGGCCGATCCGATTGCCGGTCTGTTTGTCGAATGTCTGCTGCTGTCGCCGATGGCATTTGGCTATCTGGTCTGGCTGAATGCATCGGGCACCATGGCCTTCTCCAATCTGGGAATCGGCCATGATGCCCTGCTGGTGTCGCTGGGTGCTGTCACAACCATTCCGCTGGTGCTGTTTGCCTTTGCCGCCCGGAACATGAAATTTTCCGCGCTTGGCCTGATGCAGTATCTGAATCCGACGATCCAGTTCTTTGTCGCGGTTCTGTTGCTCGGCGAAACTTTTACCCAGGCGCATATGATAACTTACGCGCTGGTCTGGATCGGACTTGGCATTTTCACCTGGGATAATCTGCGGACTGCACGGCAATTACGCCGCAAGAGTTGA
- a CDS encoding BolA family protein, whose translation MAMEAHEIETMIKEALPDAQVRIEDLRGDGDHYAAIVVSESFRGKTRVMQHQMIYSALKGKMGGDLHALALQTSAPE comes from the coding sequence ATGGCCATGGAAGCCCACGAAATCGAAACGATGATCAAGGAAGCCCTTCCCGATGCACAGGTCCGCATCGAGGACCTTCGCGGTGATGGCGATCATTATGCGGCAATCGTTGTGTCCGAGTCCTTCCGCGGTAAAACCCGCGTGATGCAGCACCAGATGATCTATTCGGCCCTCAAAGGCAAAATGGGCGGTGACCTGCACGCCCTTGCGCTTCAGACTTCCGCACCGGAATAA
- a CDS encoding glyoxalase superfamily protein, protein MTQPVHNPPEKPERTPVELADFAKIASGDPAEMLKQQAKRLRKALASRKMTVSHTGSLELLAQSHGFRDWNTAIAMTRKREPVRIADLGIGKRFAGSYLGHAVCGQIRGVTRTPVGGVYRIEVHLDQPVDVVTSERFSALRQRIASRINEDCEPVLANGTRGPGLSVDLLL, encoded by the coding sequence ATGACCCAACCCGTTCATAACCCGCCCGAAAAGCCTGAACGCACACCTGTCGAGCTTGCCGATTTTGCGAAAATCGCATCGGGCGATCCGGCGGAAATGCTTAAGCAGCAGGCAAAGCGCCTGCGCAAGGCACTGGCCAGCCGCAAGATGACGGTTTCCCACACCGGAAGCCTGGAGCTTCTGGCGCAAAGCCACGGATTTCGTGACTGGAACACCGCGATTGCCATGACGCGCAAACGCGAACCGGTCCGGATTGCCGATCTTGGTATCGGCAAACGCTTTGCTGGGTCCTATCTCGGCCATGCGGTGTGCGGCCAAATCCGCGGTGTCACCAGAACCCCGGTTGGCGGTGTTTACCGGATCGAGGTTCATCTGGATCAGCCTGTTGATGTCGTGACGTCGGAACGTTTTAGTGCCTTGCGACAGCGCATCGCGTCACGGATCAACGAGGATTGTGAACCCGTGCTTGCCAATGGCACGCGCGGCCCCGGTCTTTCGGTTGATCTGCTGCTGTGA
- a CDS encoding GIY-YIG nuclease family protein yields MIDLSADLVLRNKRFAGAILRRGTYLYCGSANGSGGIAARVKRHCRTKKKQHWHVDELTNGTGHVVAMLVMPDGCECDLRAALGMVPGISIPIAGFGSSDCARCPAHLLAAESHAVAMTAIAQVRKAFT; encoded by the coding sequence GTGATTGATCTTTCTGCTGATCTGGTTTTACGGAACAAACGCTTCGCCGGGGCCATCCTGCGCCGGGGCACTTATCTTTATTGCGGTTCTGCCAACGGATCGGGTGGCATTGCGGCCCGTGTCAAACGTCATTGCCGGACGAAGAAAAAACAGCATTGGCATGTCGATGAACTGACCAACGGCACCGGGCACGTGGTTGCGATGCTTGTCATGCCCGATGGGTGTGAATGCGATTTGCGTGCTGCTTTGGGTATGGTGCCGGGCATTTCCATTCCGATTGCCGGGTTTGGCAGTTCGGATTGCGCGCGTTGCCCTGCACATCTGCTGGCGGCGGAAAGCCATGCCGTTGCGATGACGGCAATCGCGCAGGTCCGAAAGGCGTTCACCTAG
- a CDS encoding FAD-dependent monooxygenase — protein sequence MNILIVGGGIAGLSAAIALQGDGHDITIAETLDGWKPTGAGLHLPGNAVTALRDLGIDQDVADKSCAFPRLDYFDHRDRKLFALETEQLGWPTFQALTRSDFHEILCARLTTPTIRFGLSVSDISNAPDQAQVRFTDGTTGSFDLVIGADGINSAVRRLVFGPEHVPQPTGYICWRWITDHPFGLTAPKFIIGHGQVILVMPVGDSRFYIYASTYDPGERIHDLPTSELAAHFARFDGPVRDMLGTIGTDTIIHEGRLQQMVMPEWVAGRVALIGDAAHGTLPTMAQGATQSIKDGLALANAFRAQSDITTALADWQAARLPEAHWVQQQSLQRMGFAKIRGKTGVWLRNTLMRRIGSKIVASGFRPLIDGTAGNRKD from the coding sequence ATGAACATTCTGATTGTCGGCGGCGGCATCGCCGGTTTGTCTGCGGCCATTGCCCTGCAAGGCGACGGACATGACATTACGATTGCCGAAACCCTTGATGGCTGGAAACCCACCGGGGCGGGGTTGCACCTGCCCGGCAATGCGGTGACGGCCCTTCGAGACCTTGGCATTGATCAGGATGTTGCCGACAAATCCTGTGCCTTTCCACGACTGGATTATTTCGATCATCGTGACCGGAAACTGTTTGCGCTTGAAACCGAACAGCTCGGCTGGCCGACATTTCAGGCCCTGACGCGTAGCGACTTTCACGAAATCCTGTGCGCCAGACTGACAACACCGACCATCCGGTTTGGTCTTTCCGTATCCGACATCAGTAACGCACCCGATCAGGCACAGGTTCGTTTTACTGACGGCACGACCGGCAGCTTTGATCTTGTGATCGGTGCGGACGGGATCAATTCAGCCGTTCGACGCCTGGTTTTTGGCCCGGAACATGTCCCGCAGCCGACCGGTTATATCTGCTGGCGCTGGATCACGGATCATCCCTTCGGCCTGACAGCGCCCAAATTCATCATCGGTCACGGGCAGGTTATTCTGGTGATGCCGGTGGGGGATAGCCGATTTTATATCTATGCCAGCACCTATGATCCGGGCGAAAGAATACACGACTTGCCGACAAGCGAGCTTGCCGCCCATTTTGCCCGGTTTGATGGTCCAGTGCGCGATATGCTCGGCACAATCGGAACGGACACCATCATTCACGAAGGCCGTCTTCAGCAAATGGTCATGCCCGAATGGGTTGCGGGGCGTGTGGCCCTGATCGGGGATGCGGCACATGGCACCCTTCCGACCATGGCACAGGGGGCAACGCAATCGATCAAGGATGGCTTGGCACTGGCCAATGCCTTTCGCGCGCAATCCGATATCACAACCGCGCTTGCCGACTGGCAGGCCGCCCGACTGCCCGAAGCACACTGGGTCCAGCAACAATCCCTGCAACGCATGGGTTTCGCCAAAATCCGCGGCAAGACCGGTGTCTGGTTGCGCAATACCCTTATGCGCAGGATCGGCTCGAAGATTGTTGCATCGGGCTTCCGTCCGCTGATTGACGGCACGGCAGGCAACCGCAAGGACTAG
- the moaA gene encoding GTP 3',8-cyclase MoaA, producing the protein MTRPLIDKYGRHVSYLRVSVTDRCDFRCTYCMAESMIFLPKSEVLTLEELDQLCSAFIARGVRKLRLTGGEPLVRRGIMDLIRDLSRHLKSGALDELTMTTNGSQLATYADDLARLGVKRLNISLDSLDHQKFAEITRRGRLEQVLSGLEAAKQAGLKIKINTVALRNFNEDEISRLVAWCGKEGFDLCLIETMPLGDIDGDRTDQYLPLTAVRERLEQEYTLIPSEYVTPGPARYVTVAETGGRLGFITPLTHNFCEGCNRVRVTCTGTLYMCLGQEDHVDLRAALRSGAPETLDRLLDEAMLLKPKGHDFVIDRKGQKPAVGRHMSMTGG; encoded by the coding sequence ATGACCAGACCGCTGATTGACAAATATGGCCGCCATGTATCGTACCTTCGGGTATCGGTGACGGATCGCTGTGACTTCCGCTGCACCTATTGCATGGCCGAAAGCATGATCTTTCTGCCAAAATCCGAAGTCCTGACACTTGAAGAACTCGATCAGCTCTGTTCGGCCTTCATTGCGCGCGGTGTACGCAAACTGCGCTTGACCGGGGGCGAGCCACTGGTGCGCCGTGGCATCATGGACCTGATCAGGGATTTGTCGCGTCATCTTAAATCCGGTGCGCTTGACGAACTTACCATGACGACCAATGGCAGCCAGCTTGCGACCTACGCCGATGATCTGGCACGTCTTGGCGTCAAACGGCTCAACATCTCGCTTGATAGTCTTGATCATCAGAAATTCGCCGAAATCACCCGCCGTGGCCGCCTTGAACAGGTGCTAAGCGGGCTTGAAGCTGCCAAACAGGCGGGGCTCAAGATCAAGATCAACACGGTCGCCCTTCGCAATTTCAACGAAGACGAAATTTCCCGTCTTGTCGCCTGGTGCGGCAAGGAAGGCTTTGATCTTTGCCTGATTGAAACCATGCCGCTTGGCGATATTGACGGGGATCGCACAGATCAATATCTGCCGCTGACCGCCGTTCGTGAACGGCTGGAACAGGAATATACTCTGATCCCGTCCGAATATGTCACCCCCGGCCCGGCGCGCTATGTCACGGTGGCCGAAACCGGCGGGCGTCTTGGTTTCATAACACCGCTTACCCATAATTTCTGTGAGGGCTGCAACCGCGTGCGCGTCACCTGTACCGGTACGCTTTACATGTGCCTTGGTCAGGAAGACCACGTTGATCTGCGCGCGGCCCTCCGCTCGGGCGCACCCGAAACCCTTGATCGTCTACTTGACGAAGCCATGCTGCTGAAACCCAAGGGCCATGATTTCGTCATCGACCGCAAGGGCCAGAAACCCGCAGTCGGTCGCCATATGAGCATGACGGGCGGCTGA
- a CDS encoding DUF3553 domain-containing protein — protein MDFLLTPGTIVRHPGQPDWGLGRIQAVDGDRIAVNFEEAGRQIIRPRHVVLEIVEAAVGYE, from the coding sequence ATGGATTTTCTGCTCACACCTGGCACCATTGTCCGCCATCCTGGCCAGCCCGACTGGGGCCTTGGTCGCATTCAGGCGGTAGACGGCGACAGGATCGCCGTAAATTTCGAAGAAGCCGGACGCCAGATCATCCGCCCACGTCATGTCGTGCTTGAAATTGTCGAGGCTGCCGTCGGCTATGAATAA